From Deltaproteobacteria bacterium:
CTGGCCCAACCCATTGATGACAAATCGACTCTCTACGACATCACCACCCTTCAGTAGCTCATGTAAGACTGAGTAGGCACGTGCGCTAGAAAGCTCAAAATTGGATCGAAACCGTCTGGACTTAATCGGCCTATCGTCGGTGTGCCCGGATATCGCAATGGTGCCTTCAATCTCAGAAAATACAGCTTTAAGCTTCTTTGCAATCGGCTTGAAGGCCACTTTCAAATCGGCACTTCCGGGCTTAAATGAGCCACCTTGCAAGATACGAATCACGATGAGCTGATCTTGAACGAGAAGTTCAATCTGTTCCTCTTGAATCATGGGGCGAAGCAACTGCTGGAGCATCACAGCATCTGAAACAGTCTGCTCCTTACTCGCCATTTTAGCTTTGTTTTTCTCTTTAATTTTAGCGTCTATCTTCTTCATGGTCTGAGAAGAGCGCTTGGTATCCATCCCACGGTCTATGCCCTCAATCATGGCCTTAAACTTTTCGATATCCACTTCAGACATGCTCAAAAGCATGACAAAAAAGCACATCAGAAGGCTCATGAGGTCGGCGAATGTCACCACCCATTTAGGCGCACCTTTGGCTTGTTTAGCCTTTTTCTCAACGGAGACCTCTTTTGGGGATCCATTCTCGGCATCATCGGCGCCGTCACCCCCGTTTTTTTTGCGCTTTTTCTTCTCCGCCATGGGCGCCTGAGTCTCCCGACCAATGGTTGTGTTGGTCTTATTGAAAAGGATACGCTGTTGTTAGGCGAGGGATCCAGTGGCAGATGCCGAGAAAAAGAAACGAAAACGGAAAGCTCCGGGGAAAACAGAAGGCCCTGAAGAAAAAACTGTTTCGTCGGAAAAAAAGCCCAAGGCCGGAACCCCGGGCTGGGTAACGACATTTGCCGACCTCATGAGCCTTCTGATGTGCTTCTTTGTCATGCTGGTTTCGATGGCTTCAGTTGAGCGAACCACTTTTGCCAAGATGGCAAGCTCGGTAAAAGACGGCCTTGGGGGTGGTA
This genomic window contains:
- a CDS encoding OmpA family protein; its protein translation is MAEKKKRKKNGGDGADDAENGSPKEVSVEKKAKQAKGAPKWVVTFADLMSLLMCFFVMLLSMSEVDIEKFKAMIEGIDRGMDTKRSSQTMKKIDAKIKEKNKAKMASKEQTVSDAVMLQQLLRPMIQEEQIELLVQDQLIVIRILQGGSFKPGSADLKVAFKPIAKKLKAVFSEIEGTIAISGHTDDRPIKSRRFRSNFELSSARAYSVLHELLKGGDVVESRFVINGLGQIQPLAPNSTKENRNRNRRVEIIINQADVGYLEEDHNAPKPEVKDKAKPKMYETMPSRGG